The segment TAGTCCCCTTTTGTCACAAAGGACATTACAGAATGAACTGGCTTTCAATGTGCAAAAGACATGAACCTTGTCCTATGTAAAAATCGCAACCTTAGTAATTTTGTAATGTGAATGTTTGTTATTGTAGAGGAAGACAAGAAGGGGTGGCTCTTTCTTTGATCATTGCAGCATTTCTTGCTTTCCAGCATTTCACACGATTAGGCAACTTAAGAGGAGCATTTGACCAAGGATCAATCATTGCCACCTTAGCAATACTTTCTATTGTTGCTGTTCCAATCATGCTCTTAATATgaacaattattttaaaaaatgctTGAACAATTACGTGTGATCGTTTGTATGCTATTTCGAGTTAGATCTCAACACGTTATATGATTATAACTCCCTACTTTTGTTTATTAAATGCACTTCAACTGCTTTAATAGTTTTATGCATGTGTAAAGAATGTTTGCTACTGTTAATGAATATAATACTCAAAAGTGAGAATCCTTGTGATCTATGTGATATTGTTTATTCAACTTTACTCTTcactttatttcattttattgCAGTATTATACATTCatctttttttcttattaagtgATCATTGTACTTTTAGAACTCTACCCAGTTATAGCATTGTAGTTCCATATATCTGTTATCATTTTttcaataaatatttttattctacATGTATTTCCCTACAACAATTCTAAACCGAAATCTACAAATTTTATTCTGCTAATAATTGCAAGAAGTAACAAGTAGATAACCCAATAAATTacttttcttttttcattttctaTAATTTTCCTACTACAACTAAAAGCCATTCTTAAACATGAAGTATGGCAATGATCTTATCTAAGAATAGGGCCCGCTTCAATTCGACATGTGACGAATTCTAGCCAAGTGAATTCCCATCTTGTTTCATTAAGTTGATATTCATTTTTCTCTGTTTAGAAATACAAGTAGAATAGTTATCATCAATGGAAGGAATAAGTTAGCAACCATCATGGCTGCTGAGTTGGGCTCCCCTGTTGGCTCTGATGACGTGTAACCTGGTTGATCTGAAGAAAAACCGCCCGGTTGGGTAGGTGTTGTAGGATACGGGTTGATTGGCGAACTTATTCTGCAAGTGGAAATATAAATTTGGAAGAGTGTTGTTAATAATTGAAAAAACTGACATAACACAGTTGAATGATTAGTGACATTGCACTGATGTGTTTTGCTTACGTGGGAGAGGTGGGTGGGGTTGGCATGGGAGGCGTTGGTGGAGTCATCATGCCTGTTGATTTAGCGGCTGAGAAGCGACAACTTCCTGAACCTGCAACaaatattatataattatttaaaaaaaatattttaaatattatttattcagATAACACTAAAAAACAAACACGGTCTTACTTGGATCTGTGTTGGTAACCTGTGCAACTCCTCCAAAAGAGCAACTAGTTGGAGCCGGATTCTTTTGATAATACGCATTAAAAGCATACGAAGCATGATCCCGAACTGTGTTCGGGTTGTAACAACTCGAACCCGGTTGAATCGCTGAGCAATCGGCTCCTCCATAGCCACAAGCATAATCAAGTGCTACTTGCAGAGAGGTTTCAGAAGCCGATGGACTTGCAATACACCATGATCCACTCGATGAACCCGATGGGCCTGTTGGACCCGTTGGTCCAGACGGGCCTGTCGGGGCGGTTGGGACAGACGGACCCATCGGATTTGACGGGCCCATCGGGGCTGTTGGAGTAGTTCCGGTTGGAGTAGTTGGAAATGGGGTGGGGTTGTTTGGTTGAAAGCCggttggtgatggtggtggtaaaGTTGTGGGGTTTCCGGtgggggtggtggtggttggCGGGAATGTGGTTGGGGAATCTGTGTTTGGAGTTCCGGTGGGAGTTGTTGGTTGAATGATGGGGATGTCATCTTGTTGAAGGAGGTGTCGCACTTTGTTATGCAAGATTGCTTCCAATGGAGGTTTCTCACCAAAGCttgaatctgaaaaaaaaaaaaaaaaacccaacaaaATCATTATAATTCTTTGCTTCTGCATGATATATTGCTTGCATAAACCTTATACAAAAGGTTCGGTtattaattaaaactaaaaaaaaaacatttaatcatTACAATGACATCAATAGTTGATAACAACGTTTCATATTAGGATAAAAAGATGTAATGTTTTACTAGTGACATGTTTAATTGATTAAAATGTGTTTGTATAATTAATTTGTCTTGAAACTGGAAAAAATTGTAAGATACTTTCATAAATTGATGAAAGAACAAAATATGGTTGCCTAAATTGGCAAGAAGGTGACCCCATGAATAGTAAAATGTTCAATTTAATAAAATATGATTGCATGTTTCCTCTACAAAATTACTTGTtacatatatttgataaaataatAGTTGAGATATGTGATAAATGTCAACTATGTAAAAGCTAATATTTAACGATCTTAAAAGCATTACATAACGTACCAGTATCGATAAATATCAACTTCTAATATAGTTTTAGGGTCTAAGAGAAAATAAAATCTTAACCGATTTTTATATTTTGCAGACTGAAAATCATTCAAGTacgaaaataatatataaacgtCACCTGGAATGAGAAGAAGCGAAAGTACGAAGAACATCGAATACAAAACAACTCCCGGACCCATATCGCCTGAAAACGACTTGTATTGGtattcttttttttgtttttttggagAGGATATATAGATCGTATATAACTGATGTTTATATTTCGGGTTTCAAAAAAGAAAGATAAGCAAATTTgtagagtgaaaggaggcatctTTGGTAGCCTTAAATGGGTATTTGTATAATTGGGGAAGAATCAAAGGTTTCTTCTTGGTGAAAGAGGGGATGGAATATGAGAAAACTTGAGAAATGAGGCATTGGGTAGTTGGGAACTACAAGCAAGAAGAGGTGCCCAAATAGGTATCAAAAAATAAAAGAATGATGATGTTGGGATCTTCTATTTGTAATTCGGTATCTAAAGATGTAACATTTAAAGGTTTTATTGTTTATAAACAATAAGATAACAATATATTCATTTGCTTATAAGATAAATTGTAAAAGTACTAGATCAAATACATCGTGGTTTATGTGGA is part of the Lactuca sativa cultivar Salinas chromosome 7, Lsat_Salinas_v11, whole genome shotgun sequence genome and harbors:
- the LOC111906592 gene encoding PLASMODESMATA CALLOSE-BINDING PROTEIN 3 → MGPGVVLYSMFFVLSLLLIPDSSFGEKPPLEAILHNKVRHLLQQDDIPIIQPTTPTGTPNTDSPTTFPPTTTTPTGNPTTLPPPSPTGFQPNNPTPFPTTPTGTTPTAPMGPSNPMGPSVPTAPTGPSGPTGPTGPSGSSSGSWCIASPSASETSLQVALDYACGYGGADCSAIQPGSSCYNPNTVRDHASYAFNAYYQKNPAPTSCSFGGVAQVTNTDPSSGSCRFSAAKSTGMMTPPTPPMPTPPTSPTISSPINPYPTTPTQPGGFSSDQPGYTSSEPTGEPNSAAMMVANLFLPLMITILLVFLNREK